The genomic DNA TGGATTTTCGGATTCCCGAACCTGGTGGCCATCGGCATTATGATTTTTATCCTCGGACTGATTCCGGTGATGGGCGTTATTATTTCCTTGATTCCGCTTTGTGCGATTGCCTTCAAAATTGGCGGGCTCGTCAAAATCGTCTATGTCCTTGTCATGATCGCGGTTGTCCATGCTTTTGAGGCTTATTTCCTCAATCCGAAATTTATGTCGAACAAGACGCATTTGCCGATATTCTATACGTTCATGATTTTGCTCGTATCGGAGCATTTCTTTGGCGTTTGGGGGCTAATCGTCGGCGTGCCGGTGTTCATCTTCCTCCTGGATATATTAGAGGTTCCGGTGGGAAATGGAGCCGCCAAACCGAAAAAGCGGAAGAAAGCCGCCGTCAAAGGAGCGGGGCGCTGATCCAGGACGGTTCTCTTGCCATCGGAACTGGAACGGGTTTTGCAAAACGAGAACGACATAATGAAGCGCCTCTTGTGCTCAATGGCTGAGCAATTATGGGAAAAGCAGCTTGGTCCAGCCGCGGTATGGGGTAATTGAACACTGTAGAGCTAGCAACACAGTTGCTGCGAGGCTTGATGTGCCAAGAGGCTGGATAATTGCGTAGTGCCGAGAGCTTAGAAGCTGCTAATGGACATGAGATCCGCTATTTGGGGAGGATACTCCATTTTTACATGGCTAAGGGACAGAGAAGCACTTTATTCTGAGTCAATCCACTCACTTTCACTCCACTTTAGCGATATAGCGGAACCTATGTCCGTTAGACATTTACAAATCATAAAGTTAATTAAGCGGCCTTTGTCCTGATTTTCATCGGACTAAAGGCCGTTTAGCTATGTTCTTTTTTAGGCTAATGCTCCCCTTTCAGTAACAGGCTTAATTTTTTGGGGGAGCATATCACTTTAAGCTAATCTGCTTTGTGCCATAGAATCGTGTTATTGCTGCGATAATCTGTCACGGGATGTTCTTTGCTTGAGCTTTTCCAAGTACGGTTAACGATTTTTTTCAGCTTGACAGGGAGCTCCATTTTCATTGTTGCCGCCTTTTCCGGGCTTAGCCTGCCTTCGGCAGCGGCTTTATCGATATGGCCCGTAACGACTGTCGTCAGCTTCTGTACGTATTCAGCCTCGCTCCAGCCCTTGCGGGCTTGGACGACTTGGAGCAGGGATTTGCCTTGCTTCAGATCTTCGATAAGCACCTTTGGCTCAACGCCCAGCAGTTCAGCCGTATCCTTGACGATATGCCCGCCCCGGAAATGGCCTTTGTGATGATGGCGAGGCTGATGCTGCTCCTTTCCGCCTTCTGGTAAAGCTTGGGGAATCGGCGTTGGTTCCTGATAGGCCACCGTGGTTTCAGCGACAGCGGCATATCCGCCAATCGCTATGATGGCCGCCAGGAAACCTTTCTCCAGTAGTTTGCGTATGTGTCTCATAGACATTTTTCACCTCATCGTATAGAATGATTGGGTCTTTCTCTCATGTAGTTTTGACCAAAAAACAAAAGCTTATCTTAAAATTACCTAAAAATTGAATCCAACGAGGAATTGGGTAAAATGAATTAAGGAACGGAAAGGGAACAGGAGGAGTTTGTGTGACGTTTGGACCCAGAATGCTCAAAACCGGACTTGCCGTAACATTGGCGCTTTATGTAGTTTTCTGGTTTGGCCTGTCCTCGCCTGTTATCGCTGCGGTTGCTGCTATTTTTGCGATGCAGCCGACGATATACCGCTCCTGGCGGTATTTGCTCGATCAATTGCAGACGAATACGCTTGGTGCGGTGCTCGCTATGGCAGGAGGAGCAATGTTCTCGAATGAACCGATTGCGGTCGGACTTGTATGCATCCTTGTCATTATGATCTGTATTCGTCTGAAGATGAACGAGACGATCGGGGTTACGCTCGTAACGGTCGTTGCGGTTATGGAGGCGTCAGGTCAATGGGAATTCGCGATTACCCGGTTTACGCTCATATTGATCGGTATCGTCTCCGCATTCCTCATTAATATTCTCGTATTTCCGCCGAAACCAAGGGTGCAGTACGATAGCCAGACCAAGAAGACGTTTGAGCAATTATCCATTCTACTTCGCACGGCGATATCCAGCGAAATGAAGGAAAGCGTGTTCCGCAATCAGAAGCGCGAGCTTGAAGACACGATAAATTCGATTGGTGATACGTATAAAATGATGGAGGAAGACCAGAAGAAACTGAAAGCCCCCAAATTCAGCAAGAGCCGCCAGCTCGTCGTATATAAACAAATATTACGGACGCTTCGAAAAGGCTATGAGGTGCTGGACGCCATCGAACAGCATTACTTTCAGGCGGATCGTTCGACGGAGGACAACGAGGCCTTCGATTTGCATCTAGAGAGGCTTATCAAATTCCATGAGCATATTATACTGAAGTTTGAGGGGAAGCTGAAACCGAACACCCGAGAAGCGGAGCTGTTCGAACAGGAGAATGACAAGTTCCAGCGGAGTATGCTGGATCTTTATGCCGAGCAGCGGGAGGGCATTCTTCGATTATCCATCGTTTCGGCGCAAATATATGAATATGGGCACCAATTGCAGCGCCTGAACCGCCTGGCGGATCATTCCGATATACCGAAGCCGGCATCATAGGCAGGGCCGCTATTATTAAGTTAATGTAGAGGAGCGATCATCTTTGGATAGAACGGATAAGGCTTGGCAGGAAGAGCAGAAGCGAGTAGAATACGTTGCCGATCAAATTGAGAAGCGCATTCGCAGGCTGGAGTCGGAGGTGACGGTGGTCCGGGAGGATGTGGTCGGCATGCGCCGGGACTTCTGGGACGAGGTTACCGTCAACTTCAGTGAAGCGGATGATGTTGGCGAAACTTCGACGAGCTTGCGTCAGCAATCGCAGGTTCTATCCGACCGGGAGAGAAGTCATCTTCATGCTTCGGCGGCTTTGGGAAAAATGAAGCGTCTCAAGCAGTCCCCATATTTCGGCCGCATCGATTTTGCCGAGGAAGGCGGCGAGGAAGAAGCGATTTATCTAGGAATTGCCTCCCTGCTGGAGGAGGGGGACGAAGAGTTTCTCGTATATGATTGGCGCGCGCCGATCTCCAATTTGTATTATGACGGTGTGCCGGGTTCTGCTTCTTATATGACTCCCTCTGGGCAAATCGAAGGCACGATGTCGCTGAAACGCCAATTCGTCATTCATGGGCGAGTCATTAAGCTTATGTTCGATACGGGAGTAACGATTGGCGACGAAATGCTGCAACAGGTGCTGAGCCGAAGCTCGGACGCACAGATGAAGAGCATTGTGGCCACGATTCAGAAGGAGCAGAACCGGATTATCCGCAACGATTACAGCCGGATGCTGATCGTTCAGGGAGCGGCGGGAAGCGGAAAGACTTCGGCCGCGCTGCAGCGGGTTGCTTATTTGCTGTATAAGCATCGGGAGCGTTTGAACGCCGACCAAATGATTCTTTTCTCCCCCAATCCGATGTTCAACAGCTATGTCTCTACCGTGCTCCCGGAGCTCGGCGAAGAGAATATGCAGCAGACAACGTTTCAGGAATATCTGGAGCATCGTTTGGGCCGGGAGTTTCAGCTGGAGGACCCGTTCGTGCAAATCGAATACGTGCTGACCGGGACGGAGGATGAGGATTACAAGCATAGAATCAGCGGCATACGTTATAAATCGTCCTCGCTGTATCTGGATGCGGTGAATCGCTACAAACAATGGCTCGAGAAGAAGGGGATGAAATTCCGCCCGATCCGCTTCCAAGGCCAGACCGTCGTAGATGCCGAGGAGATTGCCCGAAAATTCTATGATTACGATCCGGCGATTACCTTGGCGAACCGTTGTGAACTGTTGAAGGAATGGCTGCTGAAGGAGCTTGCCGCGTTCGGGAAAAGCCAGCTGGATGCCCCTTGGGTCGAGGAGCAGATCCAGCTTCTTGATGCGGAGGACTATCAGCGGGCCTATCAGAGAATGCGCCGGAAACAGCGGGGAGCCGGTACTTCGTTTAACGACTATGAAGACGAGAAGGAAATTCTCGGGCGGATGGTCGTTAGCGATCGATTGAAGCCGCTGCGCAGATGGGTGAAGACATTGCGTTTCGTCGACGTTACGACGCTGTATACACAGCTGTTCGATCACCCGGAAATTGCAGCTGAGCTGGGGCTGGAAGATTTGCCGGAGGATTGGCGCGAGATCGGACGGCAGACCGTGGACAAAATCCGGGCGGGTGAAATGTTCTATGAGGATATTACGCCATTTCTTTATTTAAAGGAGCTTGTATTAGGCTTTCACTCGAATACGGACATTCGTCACGTCATCATTGATGAAGCCCAGGATTATTCGCCGTTTCAGCTGTTCTTCCTCAAAAGGCTGTTCCCGCGGGCGCGCATGACGGCACTCGGCGACCTGAATCAGGCGATTTACGCCCATGCCTCGGTGCTGCAGCAGTCGGCGACGCTGACCGATCTGTATGGCACGGCGGAAAGCGAGCTTATCGTGCTGAAGCAGAGCTACCGGTCCACTCGCGAAATCGTCGAATTTACGAAACGGATGATCGCCGGAGGCGAGGAAATTGTTCCCTTCAACCGCGAAGGCGAGAAGCCGCTCGTAAGAGTGCTTCAGAACCGGGAAGACATGGATCGCGAGATCAAGCGGGATCTTCTGTCTTTGCGGGCTGACGGCTACGAGACGATCGCGGTCATCTGCAAAACGGCTGAGCAGAGCGAGCAGGTGCATGAAATGCTGGCCCAGGCTCTGCCCGCCAAGCTGATCAAAAAAACGACGCTCTCGTTCGAGAAGGGGATTCATATTATACCTGCATATCTGGCAAAGGGTGTGGAATTTGACGCTGTGCTCATTTATGACGGTTCAAACCGCAACTACACCAAAGAAGCAGAGCGCAAATTGTTCTATACCGCTTGTACGAGAGCGATGCATTTGCTGCATGTGTATTCGGCGGGCGAGCCAAGCCGATTCATTACGGAGAGCGACCCGTCGGCCTATATCCAGGCTTAGGCAGGACAGGCCGAATATATTTTCACTTTTCAACCACACTAACATTGTATATCGTGTGTTGAAAGGTGGCCAAGTAAGGATGGATAACAAAAAAGGCGATTTGTTCGCCCTAGCTTCCATACCGTTGATCATGACTTTAGGCAGTTCAATGATTATTCCGATATTGCCCCGAATTTCCCGCAAGCTGCAGGTTTCATCGTTCCAGGTCAGCATGCTCATTACGGTATACGCGGTTGTCGCGATTTTGCTCGTGCCGATCGCCGGCTACCTTTCCGACAAATTCGGCAGGAAAGTGATCATCATTCCAAGCCTGATCATCGCCGGTATCGGCGGTGCATTATCTGGAGTGGCCAGTTGGTTTGCGGAGGGGACGACGGTTTACTGGATCATTCTGGGCGGCCGCTTGCTGCAGGGCATCGGCGCCGCGGGTGCTTTTCCCATTGTTCTCCCCCTTGTTGGCGATATGTTTGATGATGACGAACAGGTCAGTCATAGCCTTGGAATCATCGAGACGTCCAATACGTTTGGCAAGGTGCTCAGTCCGATTCTGGGGGCATTGCTTGGCGCCTGGATTTGGTACGTGCCGTTTTTGGCGATTCCTGTATTGTGCCTCGCTTCCCTGCTGCTCGTCATTTTCCTGGTTAAGGAACCGGAACGGAAGGAAGAGGCCAAGCCCATTGGCGAATTCTTGAAGACGGTGAAGAAGCTGTTCCATGAGAAGGGGCGCTGGCTTTACGCTATTTTTGCCATCGGCTGTATTTGCATGTTCCTGGTGTTTGGCGTGCTCTTCTACCTATCCGAGCAGCTTGAGGCCAAGCATAGACTGGAGGGGGTATTGAAGGGGCTGGTGCTGGCGATCCCGCTTGCTGCGCTGTGCCTTGCCGCCTACTTTACGGGGAAGAAAATCGGCAATGACAAGACGTTGATGAAGTGGTGCGGGGTTGTAGGATTGGTTTTGTCCACAGGTGCTCTTTTTGGCATTGGCTTTTTTAACAATATTTATTTTGTTATCGCTTGTCTGATCGTGTGCGGCGCGGGCATCGGCATAGTTCTTCCGAGCTCCGATGCTCTCATCACGGAAGGGATAGAGAAGGCCCTGCGCGGCACAATTACGTCTATCTATGGAAGCATGCGTTTCATCGGTGTTTCATTAGGGCCGCCGATCGTATCGCTGCTCATAAAAGCAGGGCATATGACGCTGTTCTTTGTGATCGCCGGCGTGTCGCTTGTGGCGGTAATTCTGCTGATGACGCTGGTCAAGCCGGAAGCAGATAATGAACAAGGCCAAATGAAAAAAGCGCCTCGTCCCGCTCACCAGCCTTAAAATGCAAAATATTCACATTTTATCAATAAATAGACTTGTCTATTGTTAGAATTATCATATATCCGCCTCGTTAAGCTGTGTACAATCCTTGTACAATCGAACAATCCATGATTATTCGATGATAAAGCGAGGGGGAATAGTGATGAAGAAGAACAATCGGCAGCTTGGCATTGTAACGCTTGGTGCAATAGCTGTGCTGGCTGTAGCAATCGTAATCTTCACTAGCCTGAAGGATAGCAGACCGACAACGGAGTTTCCTGATTTCGACCAGGTTTCGGTTGAATTTAGTCCAGCTGGGTTTAATGAAGTGGAGCAGCCCTACATCGGCGACAGGAACGCTCCGGTAACGGTTGTTGAATTTTCTGACTACAAATGCCCGGCCTGCAAAAGATGGAATGAGGAGGTTCTTCCGGAGCTGAAGCGGGAATACCTGGACACGGGCAAAGCTGTATTGTATATGATCGACTATCCTTTTTTGGCGCCGGACTCCAATCTCGCAGCATTAGCTGGTGAGACGCTGTATCAGCAGAACCAAACATATTTCTGGACATATCATGCGAAGATGAGCGAGCTGCAAGGAAAAAAGGACGACATTTGGGCAACGAAGTCGTTCATTCTCGATTTGGTGCGCACCTATATTCCCGAAGCGGACATTGAGAAATTCGAGCAGGATTTGGACAACCGGACATACAGCGCCAATGTCAAAAAAGACCTCATGATCGTCGAGCATTATCAGGTCAGTGGAACGCCGACAGTGTTCGTCAACGGAAAAGAGGTCGAAGATGCTTCTTTTTCCGGCATCCAAGCCGCGATCGAGAACTGAGAACTTTTATTGCGGAACAGCAGGTTCATCATGGACTTGCTGTTCTTTTTTGCCTCATAGTTTGGTATGATGTAATCGTGATTTTTATCGAACAGGCTATATCATAGACAGGGACATGACCAGGAGGGGTAACCATGAATGCAAAACAAGCGGCGGGCTACCGTGCAGCAGAATTGGTAAAGGAAGGGATGACGGTTGGACTCGGGACGGGATCGACGGCATATTACGCGATCGAGAAAATCGGCGAAATGGTCGCAGCCGGGCTTCGCATTCGGGCGATCGCTACATCCAAAGCTTCGGAAGAACTCGCTGCTAAATATAATATTCCGCTTATTCCTGCGGCCGAAGTTGACCGGTTAGATATCGCGATTGACGGCGCGGACGAAGCAGACCCGGATATGGCTCTTATTAAGGGTGGCGGCGGCGCTTTGCTGAGGGAGAAACTGGTAGCGCTTCAAAGCGACCGGTTCGTCGTTATTGCCGACAGCAATAAGAGGGTGGAACATTTGGGGCAATTCAAGCTGCCGATTGAAATCGTGCCTTTTTGTTACGAATGGACACTTCGCCTGCTGCAGAGCCGTTATAATGTGCCGATTGAAATGCGGATGAACGGCGACAAGCTTTATGTTACGGATAACGGCAACTATATCGCCGATGCGGCTTTCGGCAAGATCGAATCGCCGGGCAAGCTGAGCGATGAACTGAAGGCAACGACCGGGGTTGTAGAGCACGGCTTGTTTGTGGGCATCGCTAGCACGGTCATCATTGGCTATGACGACGGACGCACGGAGATTATTGAGAAGTAGGAAGGATGGTGCTTGGCATGCTTATAGACGTTAAACCGCGAATCGCCAGCGAAGAAGTTCGGGAGCTGCTTGAATATGCGGTTCATGGCGATGAGGAGGAGCTGAGCCAAGCGGTGAAGCAGTATGCAGCGGACAGCGATTGCAAGCTGCTTGCTTACGAAGAAGAAGAACAGTACATCGGCATTATCGGCTACCGCAGCGGAGACAACGGCGTGCTGGAGCTGCTGCATCTAGCCGTTCACCCGGAGGACCGGGGAATGGGGTACGGCCGGGGGATCATTCTTGATGCTATGGTGCTTGAACGGCCTGCTGTCGTTTTGGCAGAGACCGATGAGGACAGCGCTGATTTCTTCCGCAGCATCGGTTTTCAGGTGACCGGATTTACGAAGTATCCCGGAGGACCGGAATATTTTCGCTGCACTTACGAGACGGAAGAGAACGAAGAAGATTTCATGTAATCGGGAGAACAAATCATAGGCATACATGGGCGAAATTCCGTGTATGCCTATTTCAGATGAAGAAGCTATTGAAAAGTATAAATTGAGGGCCAGGACATTCTGATTATCGGGTTAGTTTTTTAAAATAGCTTCTCCAGGCCCATTTCCGTTCGTCGCGTTTCTTGTATCTGGGCAGAGACCGGTAAATCGCAATCGCTTCCTCCCAGGAGCGCTTGGCTTCTTCCGTCCGGTTCAAGGACTGGTATAGGCTGCCTAGCAAATAATACGCTTCACTGGAAGAGGAATAATGTTCGCCGAACTGCTTGGCGTACTGCAGCGCTTTTTCCGGATTTTTCTCACGGAAGGCGAAGGCCAGGCTAAGGTAGGGCTGCCCGTATTTGACGCGTTCATTGATGGCTAGAGCCTGAAGAACATGCTGTTCTCCTTCTTCCAATTGGCCCATTCCCAACTGGGCCTCGCCCAAATCACTCCAGAACTCTGCTGAGGATTCGGATGAGGATTTGGCTTCTTGAAGAAGATTATAGGCTTCTTTGAACTTTCTTTGATCTAGCAGAAGCCTAGCCAGCTCCCGTTTTGAAGAGACGTCAAAGGCGTTAACGGTTAGCTGCTGCTTCAAGCGGGCAATTTGGCGCGTTCTGCGAAACGGCTTGGTGAAGCTGGGGAAAATGCCGACGAAGCGCCTGTCCAGAAAGTACAAAATGCCCAGAAATATAAGCAAAGAAAGGAATACATTTCCTGTAAGCCAGGAAAGAATGATGAGAATTAGAAATTTCATGTTCTCCTCCGTGGGTAAGATTATTTTCCAATTATACCACGAAAGATGTGCAGCGGTAGTTGGTGAGGCAGCAGGCGGGAGAAAGAATAGAAAAAGGCAGATCAAGATTTCTTGGTCTGCCTTTTTGAGTCTTATTATTATTGGTAGCTGCGCGTTTGGGAACCTTGCCCTTGTCCCACTTGTCCGATTTGGCCCATGGAAGAACCGGAGGGGGATGAACTGAAGTTCCCTTGACCGAAGCTGCCTTGCTGCCCGTAGCTTTGCTGTCCGTAGTTATGCTGACCAAAGCCTTGCTGTCCAAAGCTAGGCTGGCCAAAGCTCTGTCCGCCAATGGAACGTTGGCCGATTCCGGATTGACCAAAGCTGGAAGGATTGCTGAAATGGGACACGCCGGAACCTACGATGTTCTCGAGCTGCCCAGCCAGCTGCGAAATTTGCTGGTATTGATGCATTGCCGTTTGATGACCTTGCAGTGCAGACTGAATCGTTTGAGCAGTTTTACGCTCGCGTTGGGCGATTTCTTCAAGCTGCATCGCGTTTTGCTGCTCCTGCTCGAGAAGCTGCTGATACATAGCCGAGGCTTGGCGGGTTTGTTGTTCCAATTGCTGAATGGTTTGTTCGATTTGACGAATTTGATGGTTTAGGTTTTGATTCATGCTGGTACATCCTCCTCATAGGTTATGGTAATTAGAAACAGGGTTAGGTTTCCCCGATAGGGTTAAGATATTCATAGAACATAACCTGGAAAGGAGAGATAGATTATGCATAGACTTGCGCTTGTGCGGCATGGCGAGAGCGAGTGGAATAAATCAAGTTTATTTACCGGCTGGACGGACGTGGACTTGTCGAGCAAAGGGGGCGATGAAGCTAAAGAGGCGGGGAAGCTGCTGAAAGAGCATAAATTCGATTTTGATATTGCATATACCTCTCATTTGAGAAGGGCGATCAAGACGTTGTATTTTTTTCAGGACGAGATGAATTTGCTGTGGATTCCTGCTTATAAAACATGGCAGCTAAACGAACGGCATTATGGAGCGCTGCAAGGCCTCAGCAAGCTGACGACCGCTCAGAAATACGGGGAGCAGCAGGTACGACTCGAAATATAAGGATGTGCCGGACCAGTTCATTCCAGTAACGGAGAGCCTGAAGGAGACAATTGTGCGGGTAGAAGATTATTGGCTGCGCGAGATCAAACCGCAAATTCTGGCAGGTAAAAGAGTGATTATCGCTGCTCACGGGAACAGTTTGCGGGCGCTCGTCAAATATCTGGACAACCTGAGCGCGGCTCATGCAGGTTAACATTCCGACAGGAACTCCGCTCGTCTATTCGCTGGATGAGCAGCTTTTACCTGTGGAGAAATATATCTGGGCAGCGACACGAGAATCGAACGTA from Paenibacillus woosongensis includes the following:
- a CDS encoding FUSC family protein, translated to MTFGPRMLKTGLAVTLALYVVFWFGLSSPVIAAVAAIFAMQPTIYRSWRYLLDQLQTNTLGAVLAMAGGAMFSNEPIAVGLVCILVIMICIRLKMNETIGVTLVTVVAVMEASGQWEFAITRFTLILIGIVSAFLINILVFPPKPRVQYDSQTKKTFEQLSILLRTAISSEMKESVFRNQKRELEDTINSIGDTYKMMEEDQKKLKAPKFSKSRQLVVYKQILRTLRKGYEVLDAIEQHYFQADRSTEDNEAFDLHLERLIKFHEHIILKFEGKLKPNTREAELFEQENDKFQRSMLDLYAEQREGILRLSIVSAQIYEYGHQLQRLNRLADHSDIPKPAS
- the helD gene encoding RNA polymerase recycling motor HelD; translated protein: MDRTDKAWQEEQKRVEYVADQIEKRIRRLESEVTVVREDVVGMRRDFWDEVTVNFSEADDVGETSTSLRQQSQVLSDRERSHLHASAALGKMKRLKQSPYFGRIDFAEEGGEEEAIYLGIASLLEEGDEEFLVYDWRAPISNLYYDGVPGSASYMTPSGQIEGTMSLKRQFVIHGRVIKLMFDTGVTIGDEMLQQVLSRSSDAQMKSIVATIQKEQNRIIRNDYSRMLIVQGAAGSGKTSAALQRVAYLLYKHRERLNADQMILFSPNPMFNSYVSTVLPELGEENMQQTTFQEYLEHRLGREFQLEDPFVQIEYVLTGTEDEDYKHRISGIRYKSSSLYLDAVNRYKQWLEKKGMKFRPIRFQGQTVVDAEEIARKFYDYDPAITLANRCELLKEWLLKELAAFGKSQLDAPWVEEQIQLLDAEDYQRAYQRMRRKQRGAGTSFNDYEDEKEILGRMVVSDRLKPLRRWVKTLRFVDVTTLYTQLFDHPEIAAELGLEDLPEDWREIGRQTVDKIRAGEMFYEDITPFLYLKELVLGFHSNTDIRHVIIDEAQDYSPFQLFFLKRLFPRARMTALGDLNQAIYAHASVLQQSATLTDLYGTAESELIVLKQSYRSTREIVEFTKRMIAGGEEIVPFNREGEKPLVRVLQNREDMDREIKRDLLSLRADGYETIAVICKTAEQSEQVHEMLAQALPAKLIKKTTLSFEKGIHIIPAYLAKGVEFDAVLIYDGSNRNYTKEAERKLFYTACTRAMHLLHVYSAGEPSRFITESDPSAYIQA
- a CDS encoding MFS transporter, translating into MDNKKGDLFALASIPLIMTLGSSMIIPILPRISRKLQVSSFQVSMLITVYAVVAILLVPIAGYLSDKFGRKVIIIPSLIIAGIGGALSGVASWFAEGTTVYWIILGGRLLQGIGAAGAFPIVLPLVGDMFDDDEQVSHSLGIIETSNTFGKVLSPILGALLGAWIWYVPFLAIPVLCLASLLLVIFLVKEPERKEEAKPIGEFLKTVKKLFHEKGRWLYAIFAIGCICMFLVFGVLFYLSEQLEAKHRLEGVLKGLVLAIPLAALCLAAYFTGKKIGNDKTLMKWCGVVGLVLSTGALFGIGFFNNIYFVIACLIVCGAGIGIVLPSSDALITEGIEKALRGTITSIYGSMRFIGVSLGPPIVSLLIKAGHMTLFFVIAGVSLVAVILLMTLVKPEADNEQGQMKKAPRPAHQP
- a CDS encoding thioredoxin domain-containing protein codes for the protein MKKNNRQLGIVTLGAIAVLAVAIVIFTSLKDSRPTTEFPDFDQVSVEFSPAGFNEVEQPYIGDRNAPVTVVEFSDYKCPACKRWNEEVLPELKREYLDTGKAVLYMIDYPFLAPDSNLAALAGETLYQQNQTYFWTYHAKMSELQGKKDDIWATKSFILDLVRTYIPEADIEKFEQDLDNRTYSANVKKDLMIVEHYQVSGTPTVFVNGKEVEDASFSGIQAAIEN
- the rpiA gene encoding ribose-5-phosphate isomerase RpiA: MNAKQAAGYRAAELVKEGMTVGLGTGSTAYYAIEKIGEMVAAGLRIRAIATSKASEELAAKYNIPLIPAAEVDRLDIAIDGADEADPDMALIKGGGGALLREKLVALQSDRFVVIADSNKRVEHLGQFKLPIEIVPFCYEWTLRLLQSRYNVPIEMRMNGDKLYVTDNGNYIADAAFGKIESPGKLSDELKATTGVVEHGLFVGIASTVIIGYDDGRTEIIEK
- a CDS encoding GNAT family N-acetyltransferase, which codes for MLIDVKPRIASEEVRELLEYAVHGDEEELSQAVKQYAADSDCKLLAYEEEEQYIGIIGYRSGDNGVLELLHLAVHPEDRGMGYGRGIILDAMVLERPAVVLAETDEDSADFFRSIGFQVTGFTKYPGGPEYFRCTYETEENEEDFM
- a CDS encoding tetratricopeptide repeat protein, whose amino-acid sequence is MKFLILIILSWLTGNVFLSLLIFLGILYFLDRRFVGIFPSFTKPFRRTRQIARLKQQLTVNAFDVSSKRELARLLLDQRKFKEAYNLLQEAKSSSESSAEFWSDLGEAQLGMGQLEEGEQHVLQALAINERVKYGQPYLSLAFAFREKNPEKALQYAKQFGEHYSSSSEAYYLLGSLYQSLNRTEEAKRSWEEAIAIYRSLPRYKKRDERKWAWRSYFKKLTR